The DNA window CGCATCCAGGACGAAGAAGTGGGGACCAAGGCTTTTGCCTCGGTGAACGCCCTGGTGGAGTTCTTGCGGAGCAAGGGTGTCCAGGAGGCAGCCTGATCCCCTCCCTCACCAACCCCCTTTCCGCTTTGCCGAGCGCAAAGGGGAAGAGGTGGTGGTTGTTCCTGCCGCCGGTGCCGCCGAAAGCTTTTCCTTTCCCGTCCCCCTCACCATGCTGACGGAAGCTATGGCGCAAGCGATTCTGCTCACCGATCCCCCGGAGCAAAATGAGGGCTTGCGGCTGGTGGCCATTGACCAGGCCAGCCTCCGGCAGGAGGTGAACGCTGGGGACCGCCTTTCGGTGGTTTGCCGGAAGGAGGCGAGCTTTGGGAAGCTCAGGCGCTACTCGTGTCGAGCCCTCCGGGGTGGCACTCTGGTGGCGGAAGTGACGGTCACTGTGGGTTTTTGACCCGAGGAGAAAACCATGGATCTCAAAAAGTACAGCGAACAAGGCGTCACGGTCCTGGAGCTTGCGGGCAACGTCAAGCTGGGAGAGTCAGCCAAGCAACTGGCCGCAGAAATCGAGCGGGTCTTTCAGGAGACCTCCGGCGGGTTGCTTTTGGACGTGGCGCGCATTGATTACGTGGATTCCACCGGCATCGGTGAGCTGGTGGGTTACCTCCAGAAGTTCACACAAGCGGGCCGCCGCATGGCCCTCCTCCGCCCCCATCAGCGGTTGGAGGCGCTTTTGAAGCTTACGCAGCTGGACCGCATCTTTCCCATCTTCTGGGAACGGGAAAAGGCGCTCGCTTTTCTCAGCGGTGAGCAGGGGGGATGAAAAGAAGGGCTGGTGGTGCGAAAGGGGGGACTCGAACCCCCACGGCTGGGAAGCCACAAGATCCTGAATCTTGCGCGTCTACCAGTTCCGCCACTTTCGCCCGCGCACCAAAAATGGTACGTGCCAAGCAGGAACCTGTCAAGAACCGGTTGGTCTCCGCAGAGGTGGCTCTGGCTCTGCGGAAACTGTCGGCTGTGTTGCGGGATTTCGGGCCCCAGGGGGCAAGCCCCCGGCGCCTGGCGGAGCTCTTAGAGCTTCCCCCCGGAAGCCTGGAAGAAGTGCTCCAGCTCGCCGAAGAGAGGGCCGTGGCGGTGGGCCTCCCCAACGGCCGGTGGGTTTTGCCGGATCAGGCCGGTTTCGTGGCCGGGGTGGTCCGCACCACCGCCAAGGGCTTTGGTGTGGTGCGCCCGGTGAAGGGGCAAGGGGACGAGGTGGTGGTTCCCCCGGAATCGCTCAAGAACGCCATGGACGGCGATCTGGTGCTGGTCAAGCGCCGCAGCAAGCGCGTTCGCGGGCGGTGGGTGGCGGACCGCTTCGGTGAGGTGGTCAAGGTTTTACGCCGGGCCCGCCAAACCATCGTTGGTCGCTTCTTCCCCGACCCGGTCCAGCCCTGGGTGGACCCCTACGCCCGCAAGCTGCACATGAAGGTGCTGGTGGAAACCCCCAACTTTCCCGTGCGAGAGGG is part of the Thermoanaerobaculum aquaticum genome and encodes:
- a CDS encoding hotdog family protein; its protein translation is MSRRQPDPLPHQPPFRFAERKGEEVVVVPAAGAAESFSFPVPLTMLTEAMAQAILLTDPPEQNEGLRLVAIDQASLRQEVNAGDRLSVVCRKEASFGKLRRYSCRALRGGTLVAEVTVTVGF
- a CDS encoding STAS domain-containing protein, which translates into the protein MDLKKYSEQGVTVLELAGNVKLGESAKQLAAEIERVFQETSGGLLLDVARIDYVDSTGIGELVGYLQKFTQAGRRMALLRPHQRLEALLKLTQLDRIFPIFWEREKALAFLSGEQGG